A stretch of the Psychroserpens sp. Hel_I_66 genome encodes the following:
- a CDS encoding glycosyltransferase family 2 protein gives MSEDNLLFSILIANYNNGIYLEECLESIFKQTYTNWEIIIVDDCSTDVLSHDIYEKYKSHDKIKIYYNKKNKGCGYTKRRCAELATGDICGFVDPDDAITLNAIKLIIDSHIKNELSSLVYSNFNICDEQLRVKKRGARLRKEDINSKVTTTEAETVSHFAGFKNSLYKLTDGIDPDLKRAVDKDLYFKLEEVGPLQYIDESLYNYRIHNGGISTNSNMLKAEYWSWVVKIRMAKRRDLNLELHYENEINKKIDKGREMVKRTNNYKLGYLLLNPIRKVLGFFKDI, from the coding sequence ATGAGTGAAGATAATCTGCTTTTTTCAATATTGATTGCTAATTATAATAATGGAATCTATCTAGAAGAATGTTTAGAGAGTATTTTTAAACAAACCTATACTAATTGGGAAATAATTATTGTAGATGACTGCTCAACAGACGTATTAAGTCATGATATATATGAGAAATACAAAAGTCATGACAAAATTAAAATTTATTATAATAAAAAGAATAAAGGTTGTGGTTATACGAAAAGACGTTGTGCAGAATTAGCTACAGGTGATATTTGTGGCTTCGTTGATCCAGATGATGCGATTACATTAAACGCTATAAAATTAATAATAGATAGTCATATTAAAAACGAATTGTCAAGTTTAGTTTATTCGAATTTTAATATATGTGATGAGCAATTGAGAGTTAAAAAAAGAGGTGCAAGGCTTAGGAAAGAAGATATAAATTCAAAAGTGACCACTACTGAAGCAGAGACAGTTAGCCATTTCGCTGGCTTTAAAAATAGTTTGTATAAATTAACAGATGGAATTGACCCAGATTTGAAAAGGGCAGTTGATAAAGACTTATACTTTAAATTAGAAGAAGTTGGTCCGCTTCAATATATTGATGAATCCCTTTATAATTACAGGATTCATAATGGAGGGATTTCAACAAACTCTAATATGTTAAAGGCTGAATATTGGAGCTGGGTTGTAAAGATACGAATGGCGAAAAGGCGTGATTTAAATTTGGAGCTTCATTATGAAAATGAAATAAATAAGAAAATAGATAAAGGAAGAGAGATGGTGAAAAGGACAAACAATTACAAATTAGGATATTTGTTGCTGAATCCAATTCGAAAAGTTCTAGGTTTTTTTAAGGATATATGA
- a CDS encoding glycosyltransferase family 2 protein, with product MKYQVSILMPVYNGEKYLREAIDSVLAQTFKDFEFLILNDGSTDGTQNIIDSYSDKRIKSVYHKNMGVAKSLNRGLELAQGEYIWRHDADDICLPEQLKTQLDFLEKNKGFALVSTQIAFMTDRGKIAHSYKQPKDSYFDNHDFIKVNRSQFNPYSPITHATVLLKKEVFDTVGVYRTAFKTSEDTDLWLRIIEKFDAAVLNYCSYFVRLNATSATQVYKSTNNFYRDMAFQFADERLKFGEDSLQLGKEMPKPNIEKNIKITPSKKPFGKTFRSDLLSFMYKVALNAKDYKNVITIIKISIKDGWRLSQTWKAIIFPLLGEKLVSEGVRLKQKVQ from the coding sequence ATGAAATATCAAGTATCCATATTAATGCCAGTCTACAATGGTGAGAAGTATTTGCGTGAAGCCATAGACTCTGTATTAGCTCAAACGTTTAAGGACTTCGAGTTTCTCATTTTGAATGATGGCAGTACAGATGGTACTCAAAATATAATTGACTCCTATAGTGATAAGCGTATTAAATCGGTTTACCACAAAAATATGGGAGTTGCTAAATCTCTTAATAGAGGTCTGGAACTTGCTCAAGGTGAATACATTTGGAGACATGATGCAGACGATATCTGTCTGCCAGAACAACTAAAGACACAACTTGATTTTTTAGAAAAAAACAAAGGTTTTGCACTAGTATCAACTCAAATAGCATTCATGACCGATCGTGGTAAAATAGCTCATAGCTATAAACAACCAAAAGACAGCTATTTTGATAATCATGATTTTATTAAAGTAAATCGAAGTCAATTTAATCCATATTCTCCAATTACACATGCAACTGTTTTATTGAAAAAGGAAGTATTTGATACTGTAGGAGTATATAGAACAGCATTTAAAACTTCCGAAGATACAGACCTTTGGTTACGCATTATTGAAAAATTTGATGCAGCTGTACTCAATTACTGTTCTTATTTTGTGCGTTTAAACGCTACTTCTGCCACACAAGTTTATAAAAGCACGAATAATTTTTATAGGGATATGGCTTTTCAATTTGCGGATGAGCGTTTGAAATTTGGAGAAGATAGTTTACAGTTGGGAAAAGAAATGCCAAAACCAAATATTGAAAAAAACATTAAAATCACGCCATCAAAAAAGCCTTTTGGTAAAACGTTTAGAAGTGATCTGTTAAGCTTTATGTATAAGGTAGCGCTAAATGCAAAGGACTATAAAAATGTAATAACAATTATAAAAATATCTATAAAAGATGGTTGGCGTTTATCTCAAACTTGGAAAGCAATTATCTTTCCGTTATTGGGTGAGAAATTAGTCAGTGAAGGTGTCCGGTTAAAACAAAAAGTCCAATGA
- a CDS encoding glycosyltransferase, which translates to MIVYYFGADAPWANQKEIDINRRNMAVLLVIAEQPKVNVVYNIIRCTRGLVLNKKNQKRSSHTKIKNLYVGAILPERGALKSIVGPLNKHLLRILNYKAFNSKNSVSWCYWPNGYLDYKFLGLNNRLVFDTDHNIINDPNLPEHQKENRARLLLEAGKNAEIVLSSSRSMIDWYKKKGFNNTKIMMNGVFDSRINLETNIKLDNNYQVTYCGTLSKWIKIDWIIRLAQDHPEWSINIIGRNYKTELYTQLEQFKNIKLHGFLKPMEVDKILKETNVCIGLYREEVALDVNSMKLYDYLAQGLPVVVNNYHDNLAQDFNNLIHVEDNYNDFIETIQHVKTIDFDKLKYFLNGATWYNRVKSIIKSIDE; encoded by the coding sequence ATGATTGTATACTATTTTGGTGCAGATGCACCTTGGGCAAATCAAAAGGAAATAGATATTAATAGACGCAATATGGCTGTGTTATTAGTGATTGCAGAACAGCCTAAAGTTAATGTAGTATATAATATTATACGTTGTACGAGAGGATTAGTTTTGAATAAAAAAAATCAAAAAAGATCATCTCATACTAAAATCAAAAATCTTTATGTTGGAGCGATACTGCCAGAACGAGGAGCTCTAAAATCTATAGTTGGACCACTAAATAAACACTTGTTAAGAATTTTAAATTACAAAGCTTTTAATAGTAAAAACTCAGTTTCCTGGTGCTATTGGCCAAATGGATATTTGGATTATAAATTTTTAGGTTTAAATAATCGCTTGGTTTTTGATACAGACCACAATATCATAAATGATCCTAATTTGCCAGAACATCAAAAAGAAAATAGAGCAAGACTACTATTGGAAGCGGGTAAAAATGCAGAGATTGTTTTAAGTAGTTCTAGATCCATGATAGACTGGTATAAGAAGAAAGGCTTTAATAACACCAAAATAATGATGAATGGTGTTTTTGATTCTCGAATTAATCTTGAGACCAATATAAAATTAGATAATAATTATCAAGTTACTTATTGCGGTACGCTTTCAAAATGGATAAAAATAGACTGGATTATTAGATTGGCTCAAGACCATCCAGAATGGTCTATAAATATTATAGGCAGAAATTATAAAACAGAATTATACACTCAATTAGAGCAATTTAAAAATATAAAATTGCACGGTTTCTTAAAGCCCATGGAGGTTGATAAAATATTAAAGGAAACGAACGTTTGTATAGGCTTATATAGAGAAGAGGTTGCTTTAGATGTTAATAGTATGAAGCTTTATGACTATCTCGCGCAAGGTTTGCCAGTCGTGGTTAACAACTATCATGATAATTTAGCACAAGATTTTAATAATTTAATTCATGTAGAAGATAATTACAATGATTTTATCGAGACCATACAGCACGTAAAAACTATTGATTTTGATAAGCTAAAATACTTTTTAAATGGTGCGACTTGGTACAATAGAGTCAAATCAATAATAAAATCTATAGATGAATAA
- a CDS encoding polysaccharide pyruvyl transferase family protein has protein sequence MYIQVDNVGFINKGAELMLHSVSQRLNKDKNYKFHLVKGFNCYGPTEKFNRLGMFQIFEFQRFKIKLEKLFEQPRLERFGLVKLEHVDAILDASGFQFGDQWVDTYNKNYISKFKDYYSKYKKNHTKVILLPQAFGPFKEPLSREIIELVYAQADVLFARDKTSYKHLTTVFGQSDKIKMAPDFTILVKPEISLNLYNKVNNRVCIVVNSKMISHTNREVANAYTNFILKLSKELIKKDEQLTLLNHEGEQDLKLIKEIYDQIDNKDKVIILNDLDGLSIKAAIGKSKLLISSRFHGVVSGLNQRVPTFCTSWSHKYSELLADYGLENNLLDVNDLEDSYSKVLDGLANPDRYIAKTEILTSIEKQTETMWATVISTLK, from the coding sequence ATGTATATTCAAGTTGATAATGTTGGTTTTATAAACAAGGGAGCAGAATTAATGCTACATTCTGTTAGTCAAAGGCTTAATAAAGATAAGAACTATAAATTTCATTTGGTAAAAGGTTTCAATTGTTATGGTCCTACCGAGAAATTTAACAGGTTGGGAATGTTTCAAATATTCGAATTCCAAAGATTTAAAATTAAATTGGAAAAGTTATTTGAACAACCACGCCTAGAAAGATTTGGATTAGTTAAATTAGAACACGTCGATGCTATTTTGGATGCCTCTGGATTTCAGTTTGGAGATCAATGGGTTGACACTTACAATAAAAACTACATTAGTAAATTCAAAGATTATTATTCAAAGTATAAAAAGAATCATACAAAAGTAATTTTACTGCCACAAGCATTCGGTCCATTTAAGGAACCTTTGTCTAGAGAAATCATAGAATTAGTTTATGCGCAAGCGGACGTACTCTTCGCTAGAGACAAAACTTCTTACAAGCATTTAACAACGGTTTTTGGTCAATCTGATAAAATTAAAATGGCGCCAGATTTTACAATTTTAGTAAAGCCTGAAATATCATTGAACTTATATAATAAAGTTAATAATCGTGTATGTATTGTTGTAAATTCTAAAATGATTTCACATACAAATAGGGAGGTTGCAAATGCTTACACCAATTTCATTTTAAAGCTATCAAAGGAATTAATAAAGAAAGATGAGCAATTAACTCTTTTAAATCATGAGGGAGAACAAGATTTGAAATTGATCAAGGAAATTTATGATCAAATTGATAATAAGGATAAGGTAATAATTCTAAACGATTTAGATGGTTTATCTATAAAAGCAGCGATTGGTAAATCTAAACTTTTAATTTCCTCACGCTTTCACGGTGTTGTTAGTGGTTTAAATCAACGTGTTCCAACTTTCTGTACAAGTTGGAGCCATAAGTATAGTGAATTACTTGCCGATTATGGTTTAGAAAATAATTTGTTGGATGTGAATGATTTGGAGGATAGTTATTCTAAGGTTTTAGATGGTTTAGCTAATCCAGATCGTTATATAGCAAAAACAGAAATTCTAACATCCATAGAAAAGCAGACTGAAACAATGTGGGCTACTGTAATCAGTACTCTAAAATAG